The following proteins are encoded in a genomic region of Burkholderia gladioli:
- a CDS encoding SDR family oxidoreductase → MAQYAELNGKVTLITGAGSGIGRTTAIAFAAQGARVVVSDINPNAGEETVKLIREADGKAIFVKTDVSKEGEVQSLIDQAVTTFGRLDIAFNNAGLTQNSALLAEQPSGTYDEIFDVTVRGVWLSMRAEIAQMLKQGGGAIVNMGSMSAVVGIPGLTTYSGSKHAVLGLTRGAALDYAKQGIRINAVGPGTINTPMIDRFVELAGSDSVMEPIRAAHPIGRTGKPEEVAEAVLWLASDASSFVVGHILMVDGGYSVQ, encoded by the coding sequence ATGGCTCAATATGCAGAATTGAACGGCAAAGTTACCCTCATAACAGGCGCCGGCTCCGGCATCGGTAGAACAACCGCTATAGCGTTCGCGGCACAGGGCGCGCGCGTTGTCGTCTCGGATATAAACCCCAACGCTGGCGAGGAAACCGTCAAGCTCATTCGGGAGGCTGACGGCAAAGCGATCTTCGTGAAAACCGATGTGAGCAAGGAAGGCGAGGTACAGTCCCTTATCGATCAAGCTGTGACGACGTTCGGACGGCTTGATATTGCCTTCAATAATGCGGGCCTTACGCAGAACTCGGCCCTGCTCGCAGAACAGCCGTCCGGCACCTATGACGAAATTTTCGACGTCACCGTGCGCGGCGTCTGGCTTTCGATGCGCGCTGAAATCGCCCAGATGCTCAAGCAAGGGGGCGGGGCGATCGTCAACATGGGGTCAATGTCGGCCGTCGTTGGCATCCCCGGCCTCACGACCTATTCAGGATCCAAGCATGCCGTCCTAGGCCTCACGCGCGGCGCTGCCCTGGACTATGCAAAACAGGGTATTCGCATCAACGCAGTCGGTCCAGGGACGATCAACACACCCATGATCGACCGCTTCGTAGAGCTGGCCGGATCGGACAGCGTCATGGAGCCGATTCGTGCCGCGCATCCGATCGGCCGTACCGGTAAGCCCGAAGAAGTCGCGGAAGCGGTGCTGTGGCTCGCTTCCGACGCATCGAGCTTTGTCGTTGGTCACATCCTCATGGTGGATGGCGGCTACTCAGTCCAATAA
- a CDS encoding DUF5677 domain-containing protein, whose protein sequence is MERLQYSVIRRMSYAHNSAFAEANMSTPLRSVTVSDRFQWPLWLPGVQLCSAAPCLALQNEREAMTNGFNDIGFLGDDLDSWRDNVRAEFPESFAIADRMNRMGMRMIRDIPEGERPLSQGLALAGFYRALQSFQSAILLAERGALAEARALVRLCCEAVILVGGLLKVEGTVEKLNEDHEKHVLSMANSMIELNRQAKTGADLTPFESEVARVKAEYPEEQKPASLKWASMAAQAGLGRLFELSYRLPSGDGAHVTLSALHRHFDKDKEGEIVGMIFHPDKSDLQSTMLAANASLIHALGLVQEFMDLGQYEAEIRDLLLQWSVTRKELEHE, encoded by the coding sequence TTGGAACGGCTGCAGTACTCCGTTATCCGCCGGATGAGCTACGCGCACAATTCGGCCTTTGCTGAGGCTAATATGTCGACACCGCTACGCTCGGTCACTGTTTCAGACAGATTCCAATGGCCACTATGGCTGCCCGGAGTTCAGCTGTGTTCTGCTGCGCCATGCCTCGCCCTACAAAACGAAAGGGAAGCGATGACAAACGGCTTCAACGACATAGGCTTTCTTGGCGACGATCTGGATTCGTGGCGTGATAACGTCCGGGCTGAATTTCCAGAATCATTCGCGATTGCCGACCGCATGAACCGAATGGGGATGCGAATGATCCGCGATATTCCAGAAGGTGAGCGCCCCTTATCCCAAGGCCTTGCGCTTGCCGGTTTCTACCGCGCGTTGCAGTCCTTCCAGTCTGCGATCTTGCTCGCCGAGCGCGGGGCACTCGCCGAGGCTCGGGCACTCGTCCGTCTTTGCTGCGAGGCAGTCATCCTAGTCGGTGGACTGCTTAAAGTTGAAGGAACTGTCGAGAAGTTGAACGAGGACCACGAAAAGCACGTCCTGTCTATGGCGAATTCGATGATTGAATTAAACCGTCAGGCGAAAACGGGAGCGGATCTAACGCCGTTCGAGAGCGAAGTGGCGCGGGTGAAGGCCGAATATCCGGAAGAGCAGAAGCCTGCTTCGCTCAAATGGGCATCAATGGCTGCCCAAGCGGGACTTGGCCGGCTTTTCGAACTTTCCTATCGCCTCCCGTCAGGGGATGGTGCGCATGTCACGCTCAGCGCGCTTCATCGGCACTTTGACAAAGATAAAGAAGGTGAAATTGTCGGGATGATTTTCCATCCAGATAAGTCCGACCTGCAGTCTACTATGCTAGCGGCAAATGCTTCACTGATTCATGCGTTGGGACTAGTTCAGGAATTCATGGACCTTGGCCAGTATGAAGCGGAGATCCGTGATCTTTTGCTGCAATGGTCCGTCACTCGCAAGGAACTTGAACACGAATAG
- a CDS encoding oxidoreductase, which translates to MQTWFITGASRGFGLEIARAALAAGNKVIATARDRQHLVDALHADRDQLCALTLDVTQPASVEAAVRDAFERFGTIDVLVNNAGYGQLGAFEEVSREQLVRQFDTNVYGVFDVTRSVLPIMRRQRSGHIITISSIAGMSGGAGSSIYCASKHAISGWSEAMAEELMPFGIKVSCIYPGRFRTDFLDRSSVQYGDITIDDYAEFSAARIKSLDANNHQQAGDPQKFALAIVNLASNNEPPVWLAGGSEGYRVFVAKADALRDNAERWKDVSTALDVKD; encoded by the coding sequence ATGCAAACTTGGTTCATCACGGGCGCGAGCCGTGGCTTTGGCCTGGAAATCGCTCGCGCTGCGCTAGCCGCTGGTAACAAGGTCATCGCAACGGCTCGGGATCGACAGCACTTAGTCGATGCGCTGCATGCCGACCGCGATCAGCTTTGCGCTTTAACGCTTGATGTGACGCAGCCCGCCTCGGTCGAGGCCGCGGTGCGCGATGCGTTTGAGCGGTTCGGCACGATCGATGTGCTGGTGAACAACGCCGGCTATGGTCAGCTCGGGGCATTTGAGGAAGTTTCGCGCGAACAACTTGTCCGCCAGTTCGATACGAACGTGTACGGGGTCTTCGATGTGACCCGCTCTGTTCTACCGATCATGCGACGCCAGCGATCGGGCCACATCATCACCATCTCTTCGATCGCCGGCATGAGCGGGGGCGCAGGGTCGTCCATCTATTGCGCAAGTAAGCACGCGATCAGCGGATGGTCTGAGGCTATGGCTGAGGAACTAATGCCTTTCGGAATCAAAGTCAGTTGCATCTACCCCGGCCGCTTCCGCACGGATTTCCTTGATCGCAGCTCCGTCCAGTACGGTGACATCACGATCGACGACTACGCGGAGTTCTCGGCGGCGCGAATAAAATCGCTGGATGCCAACAACCACCAACAGGCCGGCGATCCGCAAAAATTTGCCCTGGCAATCGTCAATCTAGCCTCTAACAACGAACCGCCGGTCTGGCTGGCAGGAGGGTCAGAAGGCTATCGCGTCTTTGTGGCGAAGGCCGACGCGCTACGTGATAACGCCGAGCGCTGGAAGGACGTATCAACTGCGCTCGATGTCAAGGACTAG
- a CDS encoding alkene reductase, which produces MEAIFKPFDLAGLKLPNRIFMAPLTRSRGPDDAATDLVALYYTQRATAGLIVSEGSPISHEGQGYFYNPGIFTPEQIAGWRRVTDSVHAVGGRMFIQLWHVGRIAHTSNQPDGHAPVSSTDRAAEGAMAFGRADDGAIGFVPASRPRALETDEVARVVEDFATAARNAMAAGFDGVELHAANGYLFDQFLNPHINDRTDRYSAKTIEGRTRFTLEVVDAVSAAIGAHRVGIRLTPYGVIGSVPMFDDAEETYVSLGKALGERGIAYFHVMDQTGFFNTPAGQKPTSELIKELLIKWRAVAPHTAILLDGGMTKARANELITNGVIDLAGFGQPFIANPDLVARLRHDWPLNQPDRATYYEGGAHGYVDYPPYRPAGESVPA; this is translated from the coding sequence ATGGAAGCTATTTTCAAACCATTCGACTTGGCCGGATTGAAGTTGCCGAACCGCATCTTCATGGCCCCACTGACCCGCTCGCGCGGTCCCGACGACGCTGCGACCGATCTCGTTGCGCTCTACTACACGCAACGCGCAACGGCCGGCCTTATCGTCTCAGAAGGGTCGCCCATATCACATGAAGGCCAAGGGTATTTCTACAATCCCGGCATTTTCACACCCGAACAAATCGCCGGTTGGCGCCGGGTCACGGACTCGGTTCACGCAGTGGGTGGACGGATGTTCATCCAGCTCTGGCACGTCGGGCGCATTGCGCACACGTCGAACCAACCTGACGGCCACGCCCCGGTTAGTTCGACTGATCGAGCAGCGGAAGGTGCAATGGCGTTCGGCCGCGCCGATGATGGGGCAATCGGCTTTGTCCCGGCGTCTCGCCCCCGCGCTCTCGAAACCGACGAAGTTGCGCGGGTTGTCGAGGATTTCGCAACCGCTGCGCGGAACGCGATGGCTGCCGGGTTCGACGGTGTCGAGCTGCACGCGGCGAATGGCTACCTGTTCGACCAATTTCTAAATCCGCATATCAACGATCGCACGGATCGCTACTCGGCCAAGACGATTGAAGGGCGGACGCGGTTCACCCTTGAAGTCGTGGACGCCGTCAGCGCTGCAATCGGCGCGCACCGGGTTGGTATTCGCCTGACTCCCTACGGGGTCATCGGCTCAGTCCCGATGTTTGATGACGCCGAGGAAACCTATGTCAGCTTAGGCAAAGCCCTGGGTGAACGTGGCATCGCCTACTTTCACGTCATGGATCAAACGGGGTTCTTCAATACCCCCGCCGGCCAGAAGCCGACAAGCGAACTCATCAAGGAATTGCTCATCAAGTGGCGCGCAGTCGCGCCGCATACGGCAATTCTGCTCGACGGTGGAATGACGAAAGCTCGGGCGAACGAGCTTATCACCAATGGTGTCATCGACCTCGCCGGCTTTGGACAGCCGTTTATTGCCAATCCCGACCTGGTTGCCCGCCTGCGCCATGACTGGCCGCTTAATCAGCCAGATCGCGCCACATACTATGAGGGCGGGGCACACGGGTACGTTGATTACCCGCCCTACCGCCCGGCTGGCGAGTCTGTCCCGGCCTAA